In one Elephas maximus indicus isolate mEleMax1 chromosome 9, mEleMax1 primary haplotype, whole genome shotgun sequence genomic region, the following are encoded:
- the C9H9orf24 gene encoding spermatid-specific manchette-related protein 1 isoform X3, whose amino-acid sequence METVVRGMPLECPPKPERLNAYEREVVVNMLNSLSRNQPLPQITPRCGCVDPLPGRLPFQGYESPCSGRHYCLRGMDYYATGAPCLQRRLRPGCCAQPTVRAASPYQHRPGIQCAVITPPPSYYPYPNLRWDTSHFRKTGGPLRNNYVVHPEFVSEAYPEYGCW is encoded by the exons ATGGAGACGGTAGTTCGAGGAATGCCCTTGGAATGCCCTCCTAAACCTGAGCGGCTGAATGCCTACG AGCGTGAGGTCGTGGTGAACATGCTGAATTCGCTGTCACGGAACCAGCCGCTGCCGCAGATCACTCCCCGATGCGGGTGTGTAGACCCGCTGCCGGGCCGCCTGCCCTTCCAGGGTTACGAAAGCCCTTGTTCCGGCCGCCACTACTGTCTGCGCGGGATGGACTACTACGCCACCGGGGCGCCTTGCCTTCAACGCCGCCTGCGGCCAGGGTGCTGCGCGCAGCCGACTGTAAG ggctgcatctccCTACCAACACCGACCCGGAATACAATGTGCTGTTATAACTCCCCCGCCGTCGTACTACCCTTATCCGAACCTTAG ATGGGACACAAGTCACTTCAGGAAGACTGGTGGTCCCTTGAGAAACAACTATGTTGTCCACCCTGAGTTTGTGTCTGAGGCCTATCCTGAGTATGGCTGCTGGTAG
- the C9H9orf24 gene encoding spermatid-specific manchette-related protein 1 isoform X1 has protein sequence METVVRGMPLECPPKPERLNAYEREVVVNMLNSLSRNQPLPQITPRCGCVDPLPGRLPFQGYESPCSGRHYCLRGMDYYATGAPCLQRRLRPGCCAQPTGCISLPTPTRNTMCCYNSPAVVLPLSEP, from the exons ATGGAGACGGTAGTTCGAGGAATGCCCTTGGAATGCCCTCCTAAACCTGAGCGGCTGAATGCCTACG AGCGTGAGGTCGTGGTGAACATGCTGAATTCGCTGTCACGGAACCAGCCGCTGCCGCAGATCACTCCCCGATGCGGGTGTGTAGACCCGCTGCCGGGCCGCCTGCCCTTCCAGGGTTACGAAAGCCCTTGTTCCGGCCGCCACTACTGTCTGCGCGGGATGGACTACTACGCCACCGGGGCGCCTTGCCTTCAACGCCGCCTGCGGCCAGGGTGCTGCGCGCAGCCGACT ggctgcatctccCTACCAACACCGACCCGGAATACAATGTGCTGTTATAACTCCCCCGCCGTCGTACTACCCTTATCCGAACCTTAG